A single window of Dermochelys coriacea isolate rDerCor1 chromosome 2, rDerCor1.pri.v4, whole genome shotgun sequence DNA harbors:
- the EDN1 gene encoding endothelin-1 isoform X1 — MGCAQMILSLLFVLCPGAQETALGAELSAPATASVAEVRPSSATWPLRRAKRCSCSTLMDKECVYFCHLDIIWVNTPERTVPYGLGGPSRSRRSLGDTAPRKQPESSKRCRCAHQKDKRCLNFCQIGKELWVQSTMEKGWDHLNKGEDCMARGLKCVHRQLLNSRKMRRLEAIGNSIKASFSIAKLKAALHEVKRLKHNRTHKRQSIWESLKTTS; from the exons ATGGGCTGTGCGCAGATGATTCTCTCCCTGCTGTTCGTGCTCTGTCCAGGAGCCCAGGAAACAG CGTTAGGTGCTGAGCTGAGCGCTCCTGCGACCGCTTCCGTCGCCGAGGTTCGTCCTTCTAGCGCCACCTGGCCGCTGCGCAGGGCCAAGCGCTGCTCCTGCTCCACCTTGATGGATAAGGAGTGTGTCTACTTCTGCCACCTCGATATCATCTGGGTCAACACCCCGGA GCGGACTGTGCCATATGGGCTTGGTGGCCCTTCTCGATCAAGACGGTCTCTGGGAGATACAGCCCCTCGGAAGCAACCAGAATCTAGCAAGAGATGCCGATGTGCCCACCAAAAAGACAAGAGGTGTCTGAACTTCTGCCAGATAGGAAAAGAACTCTG GGTTCAGTCCACAATGGAGAAGGGCTGGGATCATCTTAACAAAGGTGAAGATTGCATGGCACGCGGACTGAAGTGTGTGCATAGGCAACTCCTTAACAGCAGGAAAATGAGAAG ACTAGAAGCCATTGGTAACAGTATCAAAGCTTCCTTCAGTATCGCAAAGTTAAAGGCTGCACTCCATGAAGTGAAGAGGCTGAAGCATAACAGAACACATAAAAGACAAAGCATCTGGGAAAGTCTGAAAACAACTTCTTAG
- the EDN1 gene encoding endothelin-1 isoform X2, whose protein sequence is MSLGAELSAPATASVAEVRPSSATWPLRRAKRCSCSTLMDKECVYFCHLDIIWVNTPERTVPYGLGGPSRSRRSLGDTAPRKQPESSKRCRCAHQKDKRCLNFCQIGKELWVQSTMEKGWDHLNKGEDCMARGLKCVHRQLLNSRKMRRLEAIGNSIKASFSIAKLKAALHEVKRLKHNRTHKRQSIWESLKTTS, encoded by the exons ATGT CGTTAGGTGCTGAGCTGAGCGCTCCTGCGACCGCTTCCGTCGCCGAGGTTCGTCCTTCTAGCGCCACCTGGCCGCTGCGCAGGGCCAAGCGCTGCTCCTGCTCCACCTTGATGGATAAGGAGTGTGTCTACTTCTGCCACCTCGATATCATCTGGGTCAACACCCCGGA GCGGACTGTGCCATATGGGCTTGGTGGCCCTTCTCGATCAAGACGGTCTCTGGGAGATACAGCCCCTCGGAAGCAACCAGAATCTAGCAAGAGATGCCGATGTGCCCACCAAAAAGACAAGAGGTGTCTGAACTTCTGCCAGATAGGAAAAGAACTCTG GGTTCAGTCCACAATGGAGAAGGGCTGGGATCATCTTAACAAAGGTGAAGATTGCATGGCACGCGGACTGAAGTGTGTGCATAGGCAACTCCTTAACAGCAGGAAAATGAGAAG ACTAGAAGCCATTGGTAACAGTATCAAAGCTTCCTTCAGTATCGCAAAGTTAAAGGCTGCACTCCATGAAGTGAAGAGGCTGAAGCATAACAGAACACATAAAAGACAAAGCATCTGGGAAAGTCTGAAAACAACTTCTTAG